In Armatimonadota bacterium, the following are encoded in one genomic region:
- a CDS encoding PIG-L family deacetylase, with translation MTNITLRRAFKLALSILAIATAIILVAALAILYRIHIANEWQQYASVRIMNAPQKGDRVMVFAPHSDDETLGCAGMIARAVENGASVHVTLITNGDGFRFAVGRAYRTLKVTPQRCIMFAYRRQKETLSALSILGLSPRQVTFLGYPDRGIAQMWNKYWDRDTLYLSHATNSDHSPYTDSLTRHAPYCGEALMGDIIHVLERDRPTDVYLPHPLDNHPDHYATYCFVAAAIEQLISEHHGFAKKIRIHTYLVHRGDWPVPKGYHPNDPLAPPYALASGDTQWKSLPLGPNIAKLKRKAIGEYKTQTAVEKSFMMSFARGNEIFGDMPDRKVNRVEPWQMAVDGNPDDWRGIPPAVVDPVGDYVMAGLSKGGDVRAIYLCSDNDYLYMRVDCAKKLSKQVTYTINVRGISDKDSDDWYTVSIKPPYRCTPSNTRWAYKDNILEVALPLSKLRLEEDMFIQVKTTTMKMTVDQTGWHSVEFGEETK, from the coding sequence ATGACAAATATTACACTCCGAAGGGCATTCAAGCTGGCGCTGTCGATCTTAGCGATTGCGACGGCTATCATACTTGTTGCCGCGCTGGCGATACTTTATAGGATCCATATTGCGAACGAGTGGCAGCAGTACGCCTCTGTCCGGATTATGAATGCGCCCCAAAAGGGTGATCGAGTGATGGTGTTCGCTCCCCATTCCGACGATGAGACCCTCGGCTGCGCAGGCATGATTGCAAGGGCGGTTGAGAACGGAGCGAGTGTCCATGTGACGCTTATCACCAACGGCGATGGGTTCAGGTTCGCCGTCGGCAGAGCATATAGGACTCTTAAGGTTACACCACAAAGATGCATTATGTTTGCATACAGGCGGCAAAAAGAGACTCTCAGCGCTCTGTCGATCCTCGGCCTGTCGCCAAGACAGGTTACATTCCTCGGCTACCCGGATAGGGGCATCGCCCAGATGTGGAACAAGTATTGGGACAGGGACACTCTTTATCTCTCTCATGCTACTAACTCCGACCATTCCCCTTATACCGATTCGCTGACCCGGCACGCTCCGTACTGCGGGGAGGCGCTGATGGGCGATATAATACACGTTTTGGAGCGCGACAGACCGACCGACGTCTATCTGCCTCATCCTCTGGACAATCACCCCGACCATTACGCGACCTACTGCTTTGTCGCTGCGGCCATCGAGCAGCTCATCTCAGAGCATCATGGATTTGCGAAGAAGATCAGGATCCACACTTATCTGGTCCATCGAGGTGACTGGCCTGTGCCTAAGGGCTATCACCCCAACGATCCGCTGGCTCCGCCATACGCTCTGGCATCGGGTGATACCCAATGGAAATCACTGCCATTGGGACCGAATATCGCTAAGCTCAAGCGTAAGGCTATCGGCGAATACAAGACCCAGACGGCAGTTGAAAAAAGCTTCATGATGAGTTTTGCCCGTGGCAATGAGATATTCGGCGACATGCCGGATCGTAAAGTGAATAGGGTCGAGCCATGGCAGATGGCTGTTGACGGCAATCCGGATGACTGGCGCGGAATACCTCCGGCGGTTGTGGACCCGGTGGGCGACTATGTAATGGCGGGTCTGAGCAAGGGCGGGGATGTGCGCGCTATATATTTGTGCTCGGATAATGACTATTTATATATGCGTGTCGACTGCGCGAAGAAGCTCTCTAAGCAGGTGACTTATACGATCAACGTCCGCGGGATCAGTGATAAGGACTCGGATGACTGGTATACAGTGTCGATTAAGCCTCCCTACAGATGCACACCAAGCAATACTCGCTGGGCATACAAAGACAACATATTGGAAGTCGCGCTGCCTCTGAGCAAACTGCGTCTTGAAGAAGATATGTTTATCCAGGTCAAGACCACCACTATGAAAATGACAGTGGACCAGACCGGTTGGCACTCAGTAGAGTTTGGGGAAGAGACCAAGTAG
- a CDS encoding response regulator transcription factor, with amino-acid sequence MDEIKLIIAEDEPVARQAMARLFDLETDIEVVGEAENGEIAVDLARRMLPDVILMDIRMPKLDGIKATQMIKQEMPNVAIVILTIYDDDTNVFEAIKAGAIGYILKDSPIDDAMNAVRAAYRGEGIMHPAIAGRVMKEFARLHNERSTDLKMFADLTDREREVLKLIAQSKRNSQIAETLFISEKTVKNHVSNILFKLQANDRTEAALYAAKHGLVE; translated from the coding sequence ATGGACGAGATCAAACTGATAATTGCCGAGGACGAGCCTGTTGCGCGGCAGGCGATGGCCCGGCTATTTGATCTTGAGACCGATATCGAGGTTGTCGGTGAGGCCGAAAACGGCGAGATTGCAGTCGATCTCGCGCGCCGAATGCTGCCGGATGTCATATTGATGGACATTCGCATGCCCAAGCTCGACGGTATCAAAGCGACCCAGATGATCAAGCAGGAAATGCCGAATGTCGCGATTGTGATCCTTACAATATATGACGACGACACAAACGTCTTTGAAGCTATCAAGGCAGGAGCCATCGGATATATTCTCAAGGACAGCCCCATCGACGATGCCATGAATGCTGTTCGCGCCGCATATCGCGGCGAGGGGATTATGCATCCCGCTATAGCGGGACGGGTAATGAAAGAGTTTGCCCGACTTCACAATGAGCGCTCGACCGATCTCAAGATGTTTGCGGACCTTACGGACCGCGAACGAGAAGTCCTCAAGCTGATAGCGCAGTCCAAGCGCAACTCCCAGATTGCCGAGACCCTGTTTATTAGCGAGAAAACCGTAAAGAATCACGTATCGAACATCCTCTTCAAACTCCAGGCCAATGACCGCACTGAAGCCGCGCTATATGCGGCAAAACATGGGCTTGTGGAATAG
- the trxB gene encoding thioredoxin-disulfide reductase, whose product MSQYNRVGIAKGDTDTYDVIVLGGGPAGLTAGIYASRARLSTLLVEKNYPGGQLMMCESIENYPGFAQTSSGYDLSNAMREQAEKFGMKTRMAEIDHIDLSGDIKVLHATDGEQIRAKTVILSLGAKPRKLGVPGEKEFLGRGVSYCAVCDGAFFKGKKLAVIGGGDTAVEDSVFLTRYASEVSIIHRRDKFRAQRIIQERALSHPVINVHWNSVVKGIGGVDAVDHLVLENVITRQTVKVPVDGVFILIGLDPNTKMLDGQIKLDENGYIITDENMQTNIPGVFAAGDVRRKMLRQIVTACADGAIAATAAEKYIESRQENRK is encoded by the coding sequence TTGTCACAGTATAATAGAGTTGGAATTGCAAAGGGGGACACAGATACGTACGACGTAATTGTTCTTGGCGGCGGTCCTGCCGGCCTGACGGCGGGCATATATGCGTCCAGGGCGAGGCTATCGACGCTCCTGGTGGAGAAGAACTACCCGGGCGGACAGTTGATGATGTGCGAGAGCATCGAAAACTATCCTGGTTTCGCCCAAACGTCTTCGGGCTACGATCTCTCCAACGCGATGCGCGAGCAGGCGGAGAAGTTCGGCATGAAGACCAGAATGGCCGAGATCGACCACATAGACCTCTCGGGCGACATCAAAGTCCTTCACGCAACAGACGGCGAGCAGATCAGGGCTAAGACCGTGATCTTGAGCCTGGGCGCCAAACCGCGAAAGCTCGGTGTGCCCGGCGAGAAAGAGTTTCTCGGAAGAGGAGTGTCATACTGCGCGGTCTGCGACGGCGCATTTTTCAAAGGCAAGAAGCTTGCAGTGATCGGTGGTGGCGACACAGCCGTGGAAGACAGTGTGTTTCTTACCCGATACGCCTCCGAGGTCTCGATCATTCACAGGCGGGACAAGTTCCGTGCCCAGCGTATCATTCAGGAGAGGGCTCTTTCGCATCCGGTAATAAACGTTCACTGGAACAGCGTAGTAAAGGGTATCGGCGGAGTTGATGCGGTCGATCACCTGGTACTGGAGAATGTCATTACGAGGCAGACTGTGAAGGTGCCGGTCGACGGAGTATTCATCCTCATTGGCCTTGATCCGAATACCAAAATGCTCGACGGTCAGATCAAGTTGGATGAGAACGGCTACATAATCACCGACGAGAATATGCAGACAAATATACCCGGTGTATTCGCGGCGGGCGATGTCCGCAGAAAGATGCTGCGGCAGATCGTCACGGCCTGCGCGGACGGCGCAATAGCGGCCACTGCCGCCGAGAAGTATATAGAGTCCCGGCAGGAAAACAGGAAATAG